The Sulfolobales archaeon genomic sequence AGGCTCTATCACAGATAGAGCCTGGAAGGATCCTCGATGTAGGATCGGGAACGGGTGTGATGGCCAGAGAGATCCTCAGAAGATCCACAGGATCATATGTGGTCGCCCTCGAACCGCTTCCAGGGTTTCTAGCTATTTTAAAAGGGGTTTTAGAGAATCCCCGAGCCGATGTTGTTCAGGGGTATATAGAGTATATGCCATTTAGAGATAAAGCCTTCGACACTGTGATAGCCGGCTTCATGCTCAGAGATGTAATGGATCTGGGAAGATCCATCTCCATGATGGCTAGGGGGAGTAGGAAAGCCGTTGTGATCCTCGACTTCTGGAGGCCAGATAGCATTCTAGTCCTTTTGATAGAGGTTATATATATGTTTCTCATAATGGGCCTAGTCGCAGCTGTATCACCAAGAGATATTAGGGGTTATATGGAGATGATAAAAACGGTATTTAGAGTGCCTAGGATCGGGGGTCTTATAAGGCTTTTAAAAGGGCTGGGGGTTGTTAGGATTAGGTGTTGGGCTCTATGCATACTCTTCCTAGCTAGGATAGATATATGCCCTAGTATCTAACAATGGTTACATATGGTTACACCATGCTTATCAGCTATATAGA encodes the following:
- a CDS encoding methyltransferase domain-containing protein — encoded protein: MVSIKGDKGFQRLLEALNRVSKSYEKTSKILTLGLEKRFRGEALSQIEPGRILDVGSGTGVMAREILRRSTGSYVVALEPLPGFLAILKGVLENPRADVVQGYIEYMPFRDKAFDTVIAGFMLRDVMDLGRSISMMARGSRKAVVILDFWRPDSILVLLIEVIYMFLIMGLVAAVSPRDIRGYMEMIKTVFRVPRIGGLIRLLKGLGVVRIRCWALCILFLARIDICPSI